From Planctomycetota bacterium:
CGAGCGTCGCCCAGCTCAACGCCTGGGATGTGCTCCGGAACCGCGTCGTTCTTTTGACCCGCGCCGGCTTCGACCAGCTCCTGGCCGCCTGAATTTCCTGACCTCGTACGCACCCGCCATGGACGCCACGCAAGTCATTCGCCGGCCAATCGTCACCGAGAAGACGACCTGGGCTGCCGGCCGGCACAACGCCTACACGTTCGAGGTCTACCCCGACGCGAACAAGGCCCAGGTCCGCGACGCCATCGAGGAGCTCTACAAGGTCTCCGTCGCCGACGTCCGCACCATCGTCCGCAAGGGCAAGAGCCGTCGTACCCGCTACGGCATCGCCAAGAAGTCGGATAAGAAGCGGGCCATCGTCGTCCTCGCCGGCGACGATCGCATCGAGCTCTTCTAGTCACCTGCCACCACACCAGCCATGCCCATCAAGGTCTACAACCCGACGAGCCCAGGCCGGCGTAACGGCAGCGTCATCGACTACAAGGCGACGCTCACCGCCACCAAGCCGGAGAAGTCGCTCTGCGAACGCCTCACCAAGACCGGCGGCCGCAACCACCACGGCGTCATCACCGCCAAACATCGCGGCGGCGGCAACAAGCGCCTCTACCGCAAGATCGACTTCAAGCGGAACAAGAAGGACGGCATCCCCGCCGTTGTCAAGACGATCGAGTACGACCCCAACCGCACCTGCTTCATCGCACTCTTGGAGTACGAAGACGGTGACAAGGCCTATATCCTCGCCCCCGTCGGGCTCGAGGTCGGCCGAAAGGTCATGAACGGCGAAGGGGCGTCGCCGGAGCCGGGCAACTGCATGCCGATGAGCATGATCCCGACGGGTCTGACGATCCACAACATCGAGATGAACCCCGGCCAGGGCGGCAAGCTCGTCCGCTCTGCCGGCAACGCGGCCCGCCTCGCCGCCAAGGAAGGGCAGTACGTCGTCATCATCCTGCCGTCTGGCGAGCAGCGTCGCCTCCGCAGCGACTGCCGGGCGACGATCGGCCAGGTCGGCAACACCGACCACCAGAACGTCAAGATTGGCAAGGCCGGTCGCAGCCGGCACATGGGCATCCGCCCGCACACGCGCGCTAAGGCGATGAACCCGATCGACCACCCGCTGGGCGGTGGTGAGGGTCGCAGCAACGGCGGCCGGCACCCCGTCAGCCGCACCGGCGTCCCGGCCAAGGGTGGCGTCACTCGCGATCGCAAGAAGGCCAGCGAAAAGTTCATCCTGCGTCGTCGCAAGATGGGCAAGCAGCAGCCCCGCAAGGTCACCGTCAACGCTTAAGGATCTTCTCCCATGTCACGCAGCAGCAAAAAGGGTCCCTTCGTCGACGAGAAGCTCTACTTCAAGGTGGAAGCCCTCAATGAGGCCAACCAGAAGAAGCCCATCAAGACCTGGTGCCGGGCCTGCACGATCATCCCAGACTTCGTCGGCCACACCTTCGAGGTGCACAACGGCAAGGACTTCAAGA
This genomic window contains:
- the rplW gene encoding 50S ribosomal protein L23 encodes the protein MDATQVIRRPIVTEKTTWAAGRHNAYTFEVYPDANKAQVRDAIEELYKVSVADVRTIVRKGKSRRTRYGIAKKSDKKRAIVVLAGDDRIELF
- the rplB gene encoding 50S ribosomal protein L2 — translated: MPIKVYNPTSPGRRNGSVIDYKATLTATKPEKSLCERLTKTGGRNHHGVITAKHRGGGNKRLYRKIDFKRNKKDGIPAVVKTIEYDPNRTCFIALLEYEDGDKAYILAPVGLEVGRKVMNGEGASPEPGNCMPMSMIPTGLTIHNIEMNPGQGGKLVRSAGNAARLAAKEGQYVVIILPSGEQRRLRSDCRATIGQVGNTDHQNVKIGKAGRSRHMGIRPHTRAKAMNPIDHPLGGGEGRSNGGRHPVSRTGVPAKGGVTRDRKKASEKFILRRRKMGKQQPRKVTVNA
- the rpsS gene encoding 30S ribosomal protein S19, with protein sequence MSRSSKKGPFVDEKLYFKVEALNEANQKKPIKTWCRACTIIPDFVGHTFEVHNGKDFKKVFVQEDMVGNKLGEFSPTRNFRGHTAGKKK